Proteins from a single region of bacterium:
- a CDS encoding 6-bladed beta-propeller, which produces MLKRFLIMFYTILLSFIVQLYAQTDKTISLKEVLSIGGPDEETIYQWAGVCTDDSGYIYITDMMDYSIKKFDVNGKLIKRTGCKGHGPGEFIQPVNIYNYQNRLYILDIYNAGISVFDKKLNFIRFIRLKYPINDLEVINNNKIIFNNSVVKTGLTIIDSMGTKINEINFNYSQKDDGGLINFSSSDFEVDDKGDIYLAFLWQDKILKCNAKGDKIWERKYFGGKKSKKKKIRNFMVPTETYYKSIALDSKNNVFVLGGDISKNKSKDVYVFSSSGNMLTTLTLDYPTHIIYIDKDNFLYTRAYQSTCLKKYKIVYMNID; this is translated from the coding sequence ATGCTTAAAAGATTTTTAATAATGTTTTATACCATACTGCTTTCGTTCATAGTTCAATTGTATGCACAAACAGATAAAACAATATCTCTTAAAGAAGTTTTATCAATAGGCGGTCCTGATGAAGAAACTATATATCAATGGGCGGGTGTTTGCACTGATGATTCCGGATATATTTATATAACAGATATGATGGACTATTCAATAAAGAAATTTGATGTGAATGGTAAATTAATTAAAAGAACAGGGTGCAAAGGTCATGGTCCCGGAGAATTTATACAGCCGGTTAATATTTATAATTATCAAAACAGACTTTATATTTTGGATATTTATAATGCTGGAATATCAGTTTTTGACAAAAAATTAAACTTTATCAGATTTATTAGGCTCAAATACCCTATTAATGATTTAGAAGTTATTAATAATAATAAAATAATATTTAACAACAGTGTTGTAAAAACAGGTTTAACAATAATCGATAGTATGGGAACCAAAATTAATGAAATCAATTTCAATTATTCCCAAAAAGATGATGGCGGGTTGATAAATTTTTCATCCAGTGATTTCGAAGTTGATGACAAAGGCGATATATACTTGGCATTTCTCTGGCAGGATAAAATTTTAAAATGTAATGCTAAAGGTGACAAAATATGGGAAAGAAAATATTTTGGAGGGAAAAAGTCGAAAAAGAAAAAAATACGGAATTTTATGGTACCTACAGAAACTTATTATAAATCTATTGCTTTAGATTCAAAAAATAATGTTTTTGTGCTTGGTGGAGATATATCAAAGAATAAAAGCAAAGATGTTTATGTGTTTTCATCAAGTGGAAATATGTTGACAACTTTAACATTGGATTATCCCACACATATAATATATATTGACAAAGATAATTTTTTATATACAAGAGCATATCAAAGTACATGTCTAAAAAAATATAAAATAGTATATATGAATATTGATTAA
- a CDS encoding SpoIIE family protein phosphatase: protein MKKEKSQIRKYLIITVIIVIITAVAAIMAQALSLPLSANEIFLFQISLVMLVFSGMGRSWFPNFSIIKRILLLGAGIIILWILINITTPSFLFEDNSNAELDAHISALYISFILISFIICGFILKTLRGMVFIQQSKHTLRNFNIMLFVIGLRIAVRFSSGYGHLSSIAGGSDFADSMDFFNSSMFGANDIFIALIVSMAIINGFRVKWIHYLNKKEKLITLVLFLIVGSISGRLSYSAQNVIDYSVVAGIFIHSAALVLLIYSSMSIMGILFLLPSAGIMDRRIRELRSFQELSAAVSSVFEKDKLGITAVKLAAQITGADSTWIELYDGEKFSVLSSYGVNEDKIKLIEKSMEAIRSELFQNSTTLLVNVCSRNRLTNKFPGYWKKRAGSLIAARLAHKDKNIGVIYGIKSGHYGFMEESRSLFEAFAFQVALAVENANLIQITIDQQIYKEELRVAHEAQMRLLPHSKPLTDTADIDGFCITANEIGGDLYDFIEVNDDRIDILVGDVSGKGASAAFYMAELKGVLLALSQHLASPSEILLQANGFVKNYFERAMFATMAYCVFIPSKRVIRFARAGHPPVILVRNSKAEMVQSAGLGLGLTCGDAFKKTLEEREIKLKENDVVFIYTDGITEARNSRGEEFGEKALVDLVKEASESASDDALKMIRERLNEFTSGVQRHDDLTAVILKVIS, encoded by the coding sequence TTGAAGAAAGAGAAATCACAGATTAGAAAGTATTTGATAATTACAGTAATCATTGTTATTATAACAGCGGTTGCAGCAATTATGGCACAGGCTTTATCTCTTCCTCTGTCAGCTAATGAAATTTTTCTGTTCCAGATATCGCTTGTTATGCTTGTCTTCTCCGGTATGGGACGATCATGGTTTCCCAATTTTAGTATTATAAAAAGAATATTGCTTCTTGGCGCCGGAATAATTATCCTCTGGATTCTAATTAATATTACAACACCTTCGTTCCTGTTTGAAGATAATTCAAATGCAGAACTTGATGCCCATATTTCTGCCCTTTATATCTCTTTTATTTTAATCTCATTTATAATATGCGGATTCATACTTAAAACACTGAGAGGGATGGTTTTTATACAGCAGTCCAAACATACTCTGAGAAATTTTAATATCATGCTGTTTGTAATCGGCCTTAGAATCGCAGTCCGTTTTTCGTCCGGTTACGGGCATTTAAGCTCTATAGCAGGCGGAAGTGATTTTGCTGATTCCATGGATTTTTTTAACAGCAGTATGTTCGGGGCAAACGATATTTTTATTGCACTCATAGTCTCAATGGCAATTATTAACGGATTCCGTGTTAAGTGGATACATTATCTTAATAAGAAGGAAAAACTTATCACTCTTGTTCTGTTTTTAATTGTCGGTTCAATCTCCGGCCGTTTGAGTTATTCCGCACAAAATGTAATAGATTACAGTGTAGTGGCTGGAATATTTATCCATTCGGCAGCTTTAGTTTTATTAATATATTCGTCTATGTCAATTATGGGGATACTCTTTCTTCTGCCTTCAGCAGGAATTATGGACAGGCGTATTCGGGAGCTCAGGTCATTTCAGGAACTTAGCGCTGCAGTAAGTTCGGTATTTGAAAAAGATAAGCTTGGAATCACTGCTGTAAAATTGGCGGCACAGATTACAGGGGCTGACAGTACATGGATTGAATTATATGATGGTGAAAAATTTTCGGTTTTAAGCTCGTATGGAGTCAATGAAGATAAAATTAAGTTAATCGAAAAAAGTATGGAAGCAATTCGCAGCGAACTATTCCAAAACAGTACAACTTTACTTGTAAATGTATGTTCCAGAAACAGGCTGACCAATAAGTTCCCCGGATATTGGAAGAAAAGGGCCGGTTCATTAATAGCGGCACGCCTTGCACATAAGGATAAAAACATTGGAGTTATATACGGAATCAAATCAGGCCATTACGGATTTATGGAGGAGAGCCGAAGCCTGTTTGAGGCGTTTGCGTTTCAGGTAGCGCTTGCTGTTGAGAATGCAAATCTAATACAGATAACCATTGATCAGCAGATTTACAAGGAGGAACTGCGTGTAGCGCATGAAGCTCAGATGAGGCTTCTGCCGCATTCAAAACCCTTGACAGATACTGCTGATATTGATGGATTCTGCATTACTGCCAATGAGATCGGCGGGGATCTTTATGATTTTATAGAGGTTAATGATGACCGTATAGATATTCTTGTAGGAGACGTTTCAGGAAAAGGTGCATCTGCCGCTTTTTACATGGCAGAATTGAAAGGTGTACTTCTTGCGCTTTCACAGCACCTTGCATCGCCTTCGGAAATATTACTTCAGGCAAATGGGTTTGTAAAAAATTATTTTGAAAGAGCAATGTTTGCCACAATGGCCTACTGTGTGTTCATACCCTCAAAAAGAGTTATCCGGTTTGCGAGGGCCGGCCACCCGCCTGTTATTCTGGTCCGCAACAGCAAAGCGGAGATGGTACAGAGTGCAGGACTTGGGTTAGGCCTTACATGCGGAGATGCTTTTAAAAAAACATTGGAAGAGAGAGAAATAAAACTTAAAGAAAATGATGTAGTATTTATCTATACAGACGGTATAACTGAAGCGAGAAACAGCAGAGGAGAGGAGTTCGGTGAGAAAGCGCTCGTTGATCTGGTAAAAGAAGCATCTGAATCAGCATCGGATGATGCTTTGAAAATGATCAGAGAGAGACTGAATGAATTTACTTCAGGTGTACAGCGACATGATGATTTAACAGCTGTGATCCTTAAAGTTATTAGTTAA
- a CDS encoding PP2C family protein-serine/threonine phosphatase, whose product MKRFAVRDYMLFSAAVLSIAVFTWIFPRLYPESKVNLRFDRAQILEKAEGMIKYLGYDLPKKRITVFMDQDDDQYRYLQNIYGIEKANSMAASDSLNMFWWVLDWDSFKNRTSRQSSHDNSIQVSARNPDSTGTYQVTLHLDLQGRPVSFTAKGAAGFWTGKEKKDSGESYEYAEKIANKILADDFPQWKFDGRESFERRDSIFSKFKWIRQKNIAGEKVVFTLTISNGRVTGFNKHYSYPPGYSSKQSSILKINVIYALLGIIALILIIKRLRSDFIDLKVGLVPAVIVVLLWAIDFFTTLYVQSGSVFSIVSIIGYLITSLFIGGAMWVFFSLGESLYREVWPEKLVVMDTIRRRIFSSDVSKSIVQGVSAGFIISGFIALSEYLLVTGKFAVISFIPHISLFYSHNIPWLYGLHGVLNLLFFVTVVCFAGLPLIKKYFKWPVIGYIIIAFFSATLTFPYSQMSPEWIKFLMTAIVVLFFIRVMLKYEVISLIVAGFTLSVIFYGYAGVVSSNPHIQTQGIILLSIIAGLLIIALITKNKTAGPLELKEFVPDYLQRIYERERQHRELEIARGVQLSFLPQSCPSNKNADIASFCIPAMETGGDYYDFISLAPDKLGVAIGDVSGKGISASFYMTLTKGFLLSQARFDMSPKDVLININELFYKNVKRGVFISMIYSIFDFTNSTLILARAGHNPMIFFRSEDGSTKGLKTPGIALGFEKGDVFSKTIENVVIPMNRGDIFFFYTDGLNEAVNLSGEEFGDERIKRIIRSSEKKSAKELLDKIRAEIDLFSKSMEQHDDMTAVAVKIQGGST is encoded by the coding sequence ATGAAAAGATTTGCTGTCCGTGATTATATGCTGTTTTCTGCTGCTGTTTTAAGTATTGCTGTATTTACATGGATATTTCCCAGATTGTATCCTGAATCAAAAGTAAATTTGAGATTTGACAGAGCGCAGATTTTAGAAAAAGCAGAAGGCATGATTAAGTATCTCGGCTACGATCTGCCGAAAAAAAGAATAACAGTTTTTATGGATCAGGATGATGATCAGTACAGGTATCTGCAAAATATCTATGGTATTGAAAAAGCTAACAGCATGGCAGCATCCGATTCATTAAATATGTTCTGGTGGGTGTTGGATTGGGATTCTTTTAAAAATAGAACAAGCAGGCAGAGCAGCCATGATAATTCAATCCAGGTTTCGGCCCGGAATCCTGACAGCACAGGCACCTATCAGGTAACTCTTCATCTTGATCTGCAGGGCCGTCCCGTAAGTTTTACTGCCAAAGGGGCTGCCGGGTTTTGGACGGGAAAAGAAAAAAAGGATAGTGGCGAAAGTTATGAATATGCAGAAAAGATAGCCAATAAAATTCTTGCAGATGATTTTCCCCAGTGGAAATTTGACGGCAGAGAATCATTCGAGCGCAGAGATAGTATTTTCTCAAAATTTAAATGGATTAGGCAAAAAAATATTGCAGGGGAGAAAGTCGTTTTTACACTCACTATTTCAAACGGCAGAGTAACAGGTTTTAATAAACATTATTCTTATCCTCCTGGTTATTCATCAAAACAGAGTTCTATCCTTAAAATTAATGTGATTTATGCCCTGTTGGGTATTATTGCCCTGATTTTAATAATAAAGCGTTTGCGGTCCGATTTTATTGATTTAAAAGTGGGGCTTGTCCCGGCAGTCATAGTTGTTTTATTATGGGCCATTGATTTTTTTACAACACTTTACGTCCAGTCAGGTTCTGTTTTCTCAATTGTCAGCATTATAGGATATTTAATAACCTCCCTGTTTATTGGAGGTGCGATGTGGGTATTTTTCTCTCTCGGCGAATCTTTGTATAGAGAGGTCTGGCCTGAAAAGCTTGTTGTAATGGATACTATAAGGCGCAGAATTTTCTCTTCGGACGTAAGTAAGTCTATAGTTCAGGGAGTTTCAGCAGGTTTTATTATATCCGGATTTATTGCTCTTTCCGAATATCTGCTTGTAACCGGAAAATTTGCAGTGATATCTTTTATCCCTCATATTTCATTGTTTTATTCTCATAATATTCCATGGCTTTACGGCCTGCACGGAGTATTGAACCTTCTGTTTTTTGTAACTGTAGTATGTTTTGCAGGGCTTCCTCTGATAAAAAAATATTTTAAATGGCCTGTAATAGGGTATATTATTATTGCATTTTTTTCAGCAACCTTAACATTCCCTTATTCACAAATGTCTCCGGAATGGATTAAATTTTTAATGACAGCAATAGTAGTCCTGTTTTTTATCCGGGTTATGTTAAAATATGAGGTTATAAGCCTGATTGTTGCCGGATTTACTCTTTCTGTTATTTTTTACGGATATGCCGGAGTAGTAAGTTCAAATCCTCATATTCAGACACAGGGGATAATTCTATTATCAATTATTGCAGGGCTGCTGATCATTGCATTAATTACGAAGAATAAAACTGCCGGCCCTCTGGAATTAAAAGAATTTGTGCCTGACTATCTGCAGAGGATTTATGAGAGAGAGAGGCAGCACAGAGAACTGGAAATAGCAAGAGGCGTGCAGCTGAGTTTTCTTCCTCAGAGCTGTCCTTCCAATAAAAATGCTGATATTGCCAGTTTCTGTATTCCTGCAATGGAGACCGGAGGCGATTATTATGATTTCATATCTCTTGCGCCCGATAAACTCGGAGTTGCGATCGGAGATGTGTCGGGAAAAGGGATTTCCGCCTCTTTTTACATGACACTTACAAAAGGATTTCTTCTTTCACAGGCAAGATTTGATATGTCTCCCAAAGATGTTCTGATAAATATAAATGAACTTTTTTACAAGAATGTCAAACGTGGTGTTTTTATTAGTATGATTTATTCAATTTTTGATTTTACTAATTCAACACTTATTTTGGCCAGAGCAGGGCACAATCCAATGATATTTTTCAGATCCGAAGACGGCAGTACAAAAGGGCTCAAAACACCCGGGATTGCTCTCGGCTTTGAAAAAGGGGATGTATTTAGCAAAACAATTGAAAACGTTGTAATCCCGATGAACAGAGGCGACATATTTTTTTTCTATACTGACGGTTTGAATGAAGCTGTAAACCTCTCAGGAGAAGAGTTCGGAGATGAGCGGATTAAAAGAATAATCCGTTCCAGTGAAAAAAAATCTGCAAAAGAATTATTGGATAAAATCAGGGCAGAGATTGATCTTTTTTCAAAGAGTATGGAACAGCATGATGATATGACTGCAGTTGCAGTTAAAATTCAGGGGGGAAGTACTTGA
- a CDS encoding PQQ-binding-like beta-propeller repeat protein: MLKEKIIILFGLFLLFISCQKSFVPYNTEKGINTISFDSDLMLHQAKVPGGRLTKIWYYKSLGAPSGNFHSYKGLILFSTKFGRVVTLNPGTGKCIRNRMVAKGNDVVIAISDSIIVTGLKKGKETLRAFNAVRGNMLWKQNIGAVSAGLAVESHFVAAGTEAGWIYFIDTRDGKIIWKRKLRSRIEGISIKYGLKVYAATNDGTVYCLSIGEGNIIWLRKLYGSIFSPPAFSRQRIFAGTNQGRLFCLSDFSGEVVWQKSVPGAIFKGPAADRYSVFFGTTRSTLYSLKISDGSENWSVKIPGVPGNAPLLTQGLLFSGTLTKKIVVVETSTGKILTTASVNGRVKTDLQIAGDVIIAGTDKERIYGFKIKHVK; the protein is encoded by the coding sequence ATGTTAAAAGAAAAAATTATAATTCTGTTCGGGCTTTTTCTGCTTTTTATTTCCTGCCAGAAGAGCTTTGTGCCATATAATACAGAGAAGGGAATAAATACAATCTCTTTTGATTCTGATTTGATGCTGCACCAGGCAAAAGTACCGGGCGGCAGGCTTACAAAAATATGGTATTATAAGTCTCTGGGAGCGCCTTCGGGAAACTTCCATTCTTATAAAGGATTAATTCTCTTTTCCACTAAATTCGGAAGAGTTGTTACACTCAACCCCGGAACAGGGAAGTGTATACGAAACAGAATGGTAGCAAAAGGCAATGATGTTGTTATTGCAATTTCAGACAGTATAATTGTTACAGGGTTAAAAAAGGGAAAAGAGACATTACGTGCTTTCAATGCAGTACGCGGAAATATGCTGTGGAAACAAAACATAGGCGCAGTGTCGGCCGGGCTTGCTGTTGAATCACATTTTGTAGCTGCAGGTACTGAAGCAGGCTGGATTTATTTTATTGATACAAGAGACGGTAAAATAATATGGAAGCGGAAGCTCAGGAGCAGAATTGAAGGAATTAGTATTAAGTACGGGCTTAAGGTTTATGCGGCAACAAATGACGGAACTGTCTATTGCCTGAGTATCGGAGAAGGAAATATTATATGGCTTAGAAAATTATACGGGAGTATTTTTTCTCCTCCTGCTTTTAGCAGGCAGCGGATATTTGCCGGTACGAATCAGGGGAGATTATTCTGCCTTTCTGATTTTTCAGGAGAAGTAGTATGGCAGAAATCTGTTCCTGGCGCAATATTTAAAGGGCCTGCGGCTGACAGATATTCAGTATTCTTCGGCACTACACGTTCAACCCTTTATTCATTAAAGATTTCCGACGGATCAGAGAACTGGTCGGTTAAAATTCCAGGTGTTCCGGGTAACGCACCGTTGCTTACACAGGGGCTCTTATTTTCGGGAACTCTGACAAAAAAAATTGTTGTCGTGGAAACAAGCACAGGGAAAATTCTCACAACTGCCTCTGTTAACGGAAGGGTTAAAACCGACCTGCAGATTGCCGGAGATGTAATTATAGCAGGAACAGATAAAGAAAGGATTTACGGTTTTAAGATTAAGCATGTTAAGTGA
- a CDS encoding Ig-like domain-containing protein, with amino-acid sequence MKINSILSLLLILIITSCAKQARPPGGPVDKTPPFVVQATPTPGALNVDTLTDVEVIFSEGINPSSAKDAIFITPFQGDNVRLHFRGRKIAVKFKNPLDLNRTYVITFGTGISDYRSNKMDSSFTLAFSTGPVLDNGEIHGRVADVGQQKGVDVWAYQIKVRDPDPSLVSPDYIVQCSAGGSFKFNHISPGKYRVFAVKDRAADKLYQPVEDEIGVSFKDAVITRDSLSICRDILIKMAYADTAGPELVRAKAVNSTRVVFQFSEPVDYSSGRILITPENRDNDSLSIRFLWQCRNQKQVLYAETDKQEKVKYNVQISDIFDDFGNNIDTAFSSAVFSGSSGPDTISPEISITVPQPGEKDVNISTNIFTGFSEPVDTSGAQNSIVLCDTLGHTVHGTLEWLSSCEAIFKPLKSLSSNKIYLIEISGPPVKDIYGNFIADTTISFTTVNTDTLGEISGKIIDPEQNAEGKIFICARKINTPEREYSTSIDEPGDFRFLNVMPGKYKFFVFRDSDKNSTYTFGSPFPYEPSERFVTTLDTVVVKPRWRNEGNHIILPSNKN; translated from the coding sequence GTGAAGATAAATAGTATTCTTTCTCTTCTGTTAATTTTAATCATCACAAGTTGTGCAAAACAGGCAAGGCCTCCAGGCGGGCCTGTTGATAAAACACCTCCGTTTGTTGTGCAGGCAACACCCACTCCAGGCGCTTTAAATGTTGATACTTTAACTGATGTTGAAGTCATCTTCAGTGAAGGTATTAATCCATCCTCTGCAAAAGATGCCATTTTTATTACACCTTTTCAGGGTGATAATGTACGTTTACATTTCAGAGGCAGGAAGATAGCTGTAAAATTTAAAAATCCTCTTGATCTCAACCGTACATACGTCATTACATTCGGAACCGGAATTTCCGACTACAGATCAAATAAGATGGATTCTTCATTTACACTTGCATTTTCAACAGGGCCTGTTCTTGACAATGGTGAAATACACGGGCGTGTTGCGGACGTCGGGCAGCAAAAAGGTGTGGATGTGTGGGCATATCAGATTAAGGTCAGAGATCCTGACCCCTCTCTTGTATCTCCTGATTATATTGTACAGTGCTCAGCAGGCGGATCATTCAAATTCAATCATATCTCTCCCGGAAAGTACAGAGTGTTCGCTGTAAAAGATCGTGCAGCGGATAAGTTGTATCAGCCGGTGGAGGATGAGATAGGTGTATCTTTTAAAGATGCTGTGATTACACGGGATTCCCTCTCAATATGCAGAGACATTTTAATCAAGATGGCTTATGCAGATACTGCAGGCCCTGAGCTTGTCAGAGCAAAAGCAGTAAACAGCACAAGAGTTGTTTTCCAGTTCAGCGAGCCGGTAGATTATTCATCAGGAAGAATCCTCATTACACCGGAAAACAGAGATAATGACTCTCTTAGTATCCGGTTTTTATGGCAGTGCAGAAATCAGAAGCAGGTGCTGTACGCTGAAACAGATAAGCAGGAGAAAGTTAAGTACAATGTACAAATATCTGATATTTTTGATGATTTCGGTAATAATATAGACACGGCTTTCTCTTCGGCTGTATTTTCAGGGAGTTCCGGACCGGATACTATATCTCCCGAAATTTCAATTACAGTACCTCAGCCGGGAGAAAAAGACGTAAATATCTCAACAAATATTTTTACAGGATTCAGCGAGCCGGTTGATACAAGCGGCGCACAAAACAGTATTGTGCTGTGCGATACACTTGGCCACACAGTACATGGAACTCTTGAATGGCTGTCAAGCTGTGAGGCAATATTTAAACCTTTAAAATCCCTTAGCAGTAATAAAATATATTTAATCGAAATATCAGGTCCGCCTGTAAAAGATATTTATGGGAATTTTATTGCTGATACTACCATATCGTTTACAACAGTCAACACAGATACTCTCGGTGAGATTTCAGGCAAAATTATTGATCCTGAGCAGAATGCCGAAGGAAAAATATTTATCTGTGCAAGAAAGATTAATACTCCCGAAAGAGAATATAGTACTTCAATTGATGAACCGGGCGATTTCAGGTTCTTAAATGTTATGCCCGGGAAATATAAATTTTTTGTTTTCAGGGACAGTGATAAAAATAGTACTTATACCTTTGGATCTCCTTTTCCGTATGAGCCTTCAGAGAGATTTGTAACAACATTGGATACAGTTGTTGTAAAACCCAGGTGGAGAAACGAAGGTAATCATATTATACTTCCTTCAAATAAAAACTAA